The Orcinus orca chromosome 16, mOrcOrc1.1, whole genome shotgun sequence genome includes a window with the following:
- the CCP110 gene encoding centriolar coiled-coil protein of 110 kDa isoform X2, with amino-acid sequence MEEYEKFCEKILARIQEASLATESFLPVQSESISLIRFHGVAVLSPLLNIEKRKEMQQEKQKALDVEGRKQVNRNRALLTRVQEILENVQVRKAPNACDFDQWETETVYSNSEVRNLNVPATLPNILPSPTEHSTLAKFEKIPGILPLNTEDQFKSNGVDLARDSEEFNYLKQCDSSNISHAENEASLKTSSAAAQELLISGGLFPTNEEQDPSLLGEVTPDPYIMSLQKLMKKSKEYIEREQSRHSLRSSAKRSVSESYSDKENDAVKVTDCEKEKAQLMGRHCGSVIPDKPSLNKSNVLLQGASTQASSVNTSILGSFSKVDIPIPTGHSTVLEPDSDFKRIPTFVTENNVIKSLTGSYAKLPSPEPSLSPKMHRRCSRPSSACHILINNPINACELSPKGKEQAVDLVVQETDEKTNVPETVPELPIDLAGVCSSKVYVSKNTSEAIQEMVLGKSNQVCQSSGSQLENKVIHGLAITEGQLTSDGRGPQKMDSTCTAVERLHEPYATSQCIVSQNFGTVSGLKSANVLEKNSCNFQMGLNKSYDVKNPSPLLMQNQNTRQHMDTPAASCGNEQFLDNSFEKVKRRLDLDIDNLQKENWPYVITTGIAEQERQHLPEKRYSKGSVYINKNKMLESSSKGEEILKSKMLAFEEMRKRLEEQHAQQLSLLIAEQEREQERLQKEIEEREKMLKEKKVITAEASELDISNAVDLEWRKISDSGLLETMLSQVDSLHSSNSNSSGFTSSALQHSFGSASEVPFYLWGSSASGLTKLSVTRPFGRAKTKWSQVFSAEVQAKFNKVTAVAKGFLTRRLMQTDKLKQLRQTVKDTMEFIRSFQLEAPLKRGVVSAQDASLQERVLAQLRAALYGIHDIFFVMDAAERMSILHHDREVRKEKMLRQMDKVKSPRVALSAATQKSLDRKKYMKAAEMGMPNKKFLVKQNPSETRVLQPNQGQNAPVHRLLSRQGTPKTSVKGVVQNRQKSSQSRVPKRAPVSGVYAGKIQRKQPNVATT; translated from the exons ATGGAAGAGTATGAAAAGTTCTGTGAGAAAATTCTTGCCAGAATCCAAGAAGCATCACTAGCCACAGAGAGCTTTCTACCTGTCCAGTCTGAAAGCATCTCACTTATTCGCTTCCATGGAGTGGCTGTGCTTTCTCCACTG CTTAATattgagaaaagaaaggaaatgcagCAAGAAAAGCAGAAAGCACTTGATGTAGAAGGAAGAAAGCAGGTTAACAGGAATAGAGCTTTACTGACACGTGTCCAGGAGATTCTTGAAAATGTTCAG gTTAGAAAAGCACCTAATGCCTGTGATTTTGATCAGTGGGAGACTGAAACAGTTTACTCTAATTCAGAAGTCAGAAACTTGAATGTTCCTGCTACACTTCCAAATATCTTGCCAAGCCCTACTGAACACTCTACTTTAGCAAAGTTTGAAAAGATACCTGGAATTTTGCCATTGAATACTGAGGACCAATTTAAATCTAATGGGGTAGACTTAGCTAGGGACTCAGAAGAATTCAATTATCTGAAGCAATGTGATAGTTCAAATATTAGCCACGCAGAAAACGAAGCTTCTCTAAAGACCTCCTCAGCAGCTGCACAAGAGCTACTTATTTCTGGTGGTCTCTTTCCAACAAATGAAGAACAAGATCCGTCACTTCTGGGGGAAGTTACTCCCGATCCCTACATAATGAGTCTTCAGAAGCTGATGAAAAAGTCAAAGGAATATATAGAAAGAGAGCAATCTAGACACAGTCTGAGAAGTAGTGCAAAGAGGAGTGTTAGTGAGAGTTATTCAGACAAAGAAAATGATGCTGTTAAAGTGACTGACTGTGAAAAGGAGAAGGCCCAGTTGATGGGCAGGCACTGTGGTTCAGTTATTCCTGACAAACCAAGCCTTAATAAATCAAATGTTCTTCTCCAAGGTGCTTCCACTCAAGCAAGCAGCGTGAATACGTCCATTTTAGGTAGCTTTTCTAAAGTGGACATACCTATACCAACTGGCCATTCTACTGTTTTAGAGCCTGATTCTGATTTTAAACGCATTCCCACTTTTGTTACTGAAAATAATGTTATCAAAAGTCTTACTGGTTCATATGCCAAATTACCTAGCCCAGAGCCAAGCCTAAGTCCTAAAATGCATCGAAGGTGTTCTAGGCCATCATCAGCATGTCATATACTTATAAATAACCCAATAAATGCTTGTGAATTAAGTCCTAAAGGAAAAGAACAGGCAGTAGACTTAGTTGTTCAAGAAACTGATGAAAAAACAAATGTACCTGAAACTGTGCCAGAGTTACCAATTGATTTAGCAGGAGTTTGTTCAAGCAAGGTTTATGTCAGTAAAAATACATCTGAAGCCATACAGGAAATGGTTTTAGGTAAATCAAATCAGGTATGTCAGTCTTCAGGAAgtcaattagaaaataaagttattcatGGACTTGCTATCACGGAAGGTCAGTTAACATCTGATGGGAGAGGACCACAGAAAATGGACAGTACATGTACTGCAGTGGAAAGATTGCATGAGCCATATGCCACCAGTCAATGTATAGTGAGTCAAAACTTTGGAACTGTGAGTGGACTCAAGTCAGCCAATGTGTTAGAGAAAAACTCCTGCAATTTCCAAATGGGACTGAATAAGTCTTACGACGTAAAAAACCCATCTCCTTTACTGATGCAAAACCAGAATACCAGACAGCATATGGACACCCCTGCAGCATCCTGTGGAAATGAACAATTTTTGGATAACAGTTTTGAGAAAGTTAAACGGAGACTTGATTTAGATATTGATAATTTGCAAAAAGAAAACTGGCCTTATGTCATAACAACTGGAATAGCTGAACAGGAAAGGCAACATTTGCCAGAAAAAAGATACTCTAAGGGGTCTGTCTACATCAACAAGAATAAAATGTTAGAAAGTAGTTCAAAAG GTGAGGAGATATTAAAAAGCAAGATGTTAGCTTTCGAAGAAATGCGGAAGAGACTAGAAGAGCAGCACGCCCAGCAGTTATCGCTACTCATAGCTGAGCAGGAAAGGGAACAGGAGAGACTGCAAAAG GAAATAGAAGAACGGGAGAAAATGTTAAAAGAGAAGAAGGTGATTACAGCGGAAGCCTCTGAATTGGACATTAGCAATGCTGTGGACTTAGAATGGAGAAAGATAAGTGACTCTGGTTTACTAGAAACAATGCTGTCTCAAGTGGACTCACTCCATTCTTCAAATTCAAATAGTTctg GTTTCACAAGTTCTGCCCTACAACACAGCTTTGGTTCTGCAAGTGAAGTACCATTCTACCTCTGGGGATCATCAGCTAGTGGCTTGACCAAACTCTCAGTAACAAGACCTTTTGGAAGGGCCAAAACTAAATGGTCTCAG gttttcagTGCAGAAGTACAAGCAAAATTTAACAAAGTAACTGCAGTAGCAAAAGGATTTCTTACTCGTAGGCTCATGCAGACAGATAAACTGAAACAACTTCGACAAACTGTAAAA GATACTATGGAATTCATAAGAAGTTTTCAGTTGGAAGCACCATTAAAGAGAGGTGTTGTTTCAGCACAAGATGCTTCTCTTCAGGAAAGAGTGTTAGCTCAG TTGCGAGCTGCCCTGTATGGTATTCATGACATATTCTTTGTAATGGATGCAGCTGAAAGAATGTCTATTCTACATCATGACCGAGAAGTTCGCAAAGAGAAAATGCTCAGGCAAATG gATAAAGTGAAAAGTCCACGAGTGGCTCTTTCAGCTGCAACACAGAAGTCTCTTGATAGGAAGAAGTACATGAA AGCTGCAGAAATGGGAATGCCAAATAAGAAATTTTTGGTTAAGCAAAATCCTTCTGAAACAAG AGTCCTTCAGCCAAATCAAGGACAGAATGCACCTGTTCATAGGCTACTGAGTAGACAAGG AACCCCTAAGACATCAGTGAAGGGGGTTGTGCAAAATAGACAGAAGTCTTCACAGAGCAGAGTGCCTAAGAGAGCGCCTGTTTCAG gagtatatgcaggaaaaatccaaagaaagcagCCAAATGTTGCGACAACTTAA